The following proteins are encoded in a genomic region of Cellulomonas sp. ES6:
- a CDS encoding serine/threonine-protein kinase — translation MRPAPGVVLGGRYRLTRQIAVGGMGEVWAAHDESLQRDVAIKVLREEFAGDTGFLERFRTEARNAGSLSHEGIAALFDYGEQDGSAFLAMELIIGEPMSDLLEREPVLPPRRLLPILAQTARALHAAHEAGVVHRDVKPGNILLTPTGKVKITDFGVSLSHNQVPMTATGMVMGTAQYLSPEQAVGGPATAASDMYALGIVAYEALVGHRPFTGPTAVDIAVAHVNTPVPPLPATVDRQIAALVMRLLSKDPSQRPASAEELARMFDALVPHTPAGGSPPVSIVPGRSRSAAAATSGASGPARDAAARPAAADTRRGRATGSRPTAEGATRVRGSVNPTVAATPAPPPAFDPRTGRPVDRPTYQVGGAARPGGAHAQPTTRAHVRVTERPAWRRLQVRWPLLVLAVLVVALLGAALADSLTGGDTGSTGRQDAPGYAQAAAEGGMISEHVPGATAPGARTTTAKDA, via the coding sequence GTGAGGCCCGCACCCGGCGTCGTCCTGGGCGGCCGCTACCGGCTGACCCGGCAGATCGCCGTCGGCGGCATGGGCGAGGTGTGGGCCGCGCACGACGAGTCCCTGCAGCGCGACGTCGCCATCAAGGTGCTGCGCGAGGAGTTCGCGGGCGACACCGGGTTCCTCGAGCGGTTCCGCACCGAGGCCCGCAACGCCGGGAGCCTGTCGCACGAGGGCATCGCCGCGCTGTTCGACTACGGGGAGCAGGACGGCTCCGCGTTCCTCGCGATGGAGCTCATCATCGGCGAGCCGATGAGCGACCTGCTGGAGCGCGAGCCCGTGCTGCCGCCGCGCCGGCTGCTGCCGATCCTGGCGCAGACCGCCCGCGCCCTGCACGCCGCCCACGAGGCCGGGGTCGTGCACCGCGACGTCAAGCCCGGCAACATCCTGCTGACGCCCACCGGCAAGGTGAAGATCACCGACTTCGGCGTCTCGCTGTCGCACAACCAGGTGCCGATGACGGCGACCGGCATGGTCATGGGCACGGCGCAGTACCTGTCCCCCGAGCAGGCCGTCGGCGGCCCCGCGACCGCGGCCTCGGACATGTACGCGCTCGGCATCGTGGCCTACGAGGCGCTCGTCGGGCACCGGCCGTTCACCGGCCCGACCGCTGTCGACATCGCGGTCGCCCACGTCAACACGCCCGTCCCGCCGCTGCCCGCGACGGTGGACCGGCAGATCGCGGCGCTCGTCATGCGGCTGCTCTCGAAGGACCCGTCGCAGCGTCCCGCGAGCGCCGAGGAGCTCGCGCGGATGTTCGACGCGCTCGTCCCGCACACGCCGGCCGGCGGCAGCCCGCCCGTGTCGATCGTGCCCGGCCGGTCGCGGTCGGCCGCGGCCGCGACGTCCGGCGCCTCCGGTCCGGCCCGCGACGCGGCCGCGCGACCCGCTGCCGCCGACACCCGGCGCGGGCGGGCCACCGGCTCCCGGCCGACCGCCGAGGGCGCGACCCGGGTCCGGGGCTCCGTGAACCCGACGGTCGCCGCGACCCCCGCGCCGCCGCCGGCGTTCGACCCCCGCACCGGTCGGCCGGTCGACCGCCCCACCTACCAGGTGGGCGGCGCGGCCCGGCCCGGCGGCGCGCACGCCCAGCCCACCACCCGCGCGCACGTGCGCGTCACCGAGCGGCCCGCGTGGCGGCGGCTGCAGGTGCGGTGGCCCCTGCTCGTGCTGGCCGTGCTGGTCGTGGCGCTGCTCGGCGCCGCGCTGGCCGACAGCCTGACGGGCGGAGACACCGGGTCGACCGGCCGCCAGGACGCCCCCGGGTACGCCCAGGCGGCAGCCGAGGGTGGGATGATCTCCGAGCACGTGCCCGGCGCAACCGCACCGGGCGCGCGAACGACGACAGCGAAGGACGCCTAG
- a CDS encoding cell division protein CrgA, with translation MPKSRTRQKSHYTAPPEKSAGPGVNPPWFVPVLGGLLLLGLLWIVVTYLTGFDYPVPGIRSWNLAIGFAFALGGLGMATRWK, from the coding sequence GTGCCCAAGTCGAGGACGCGGCAGAAGTCGCACTACACCGCGCCGCCCGAGAAGTCCGCAGGACCCGGCGTCAACCCGCCGTGGTTCGTGCCGGTGCTGGGCGGGCTGCTGCTGCTCGGCCTGCTCTGGATCGTCGTCACGTACCTCACGGGGTTCGACTACCCGGTCCCCGGCATCCGGTCGTGGAACCTGGCGATCGGCTTCGCGTTCGCGCTCGGCGGCCTCGGGATGGCCACCCGCTGGAAGTAG
- the pknB gene encoding Stk1 family PASTA domain-containing Ser/Thr kinase produces MDDGSRILAGRYEVGELIGRGGMAEVHIGHDARLGRTVAIKILRSDLARDPSFQARFRREAQAAAGLNHPSIVAVYDTGEDVYTEPTGAVAHVPFIVMEYVEGHTVRDILRDGQAVPIEEAIEITAGVLSALEYSHHAGIVHRDIKPANVMLTPTGAVKVMDFGIARAVADSAATMTQTQAVIGTAQYLSPEQARGETVDARSDLYSAGCLLFELLTGRPPFVGDSPVAVAYQHVREIAPAPSSVASDVPEVLDRICAKALAKERDARYSSAAEFRADLEAAARGGVVTAPPVVPAALGAGAATQVLGADAATTQLMPGDAPAWAPTSPGTAVLPPADPEDEEPEKKSKRWLWITLSVIAALAVAGLVYLLMQDRTPPVEPVTVPTVAGMSEDDAVAAIQDAGLNPVRTAEASTEVEAGTVISSDPAGGEEVEEGSDVTYVVSTGPSSVEVPDVAGLTQEQARQQIEERGLVVGSVEEENSPDQAGDRALRTDPAKGQSVAEGSTVALFIASGNVELPDLRGQKQEDAVAALNGLKLGSNIQQQETADAEPGTVIAQDRSGIIPQQTVITLTVAAAPTTVQIPSDVVGKSEEDATAQLRGLGLEVQSQEASGQFQNAEPGEVVSTSPSPGSTVQIGSTVTLNVYAGPSGDSTDAP; encoded by the coding sequence GTGGACGACGGATCCCGGATCCTCGCCGGACGGTACGAGGTCGGCGAGCTCATCGGCCGCGGCGGCATGGCCGAGGTGCACATCGGGCACGACGCGCGGCTCGGTCGCACCGTCGCGATCAAGATCCTGCGCTCCGACCTCGCGCGCGACCCGTCCTTCCAGGCACGGTTCCGCCGGGAGGCGCAGGCCGCGGCCGGGCTCAACCACCCGTCGATCGTCGCGGTGTACGACACCGGCGAGGACGTCTACACCGAGCCCACCGGCGCCGTCGCGCACGTGCCGTTCATCGTCATGGAGTACGTCGAGGGGCACACCGTCCGCGACATCCTCCGCGACGGCCAGGCCGTGCCGATCGAGGAGGCCATCGAGATCACCGCCGGCGTGCTGTCGGCGCTCGAGTACTCCCACCACGCCGGCATCGTGCACCGGGACATCAAGCCCGCGAACGTCATGCTGACGCCCACGGGTGCGGTCAAGGTGATGGACTTCGGCATCGCCCGGGCCGTCGCCGACTCCGCGGCCACCATGACCCAGACGCAGGCCGTCATCGGCACGGCGCAGTACCTGTCCCCCGAGCAGGCCCGCGGCGAGACCGTCGACGCCCGCTCCGACCTGTACTCCGCCGGCTGCCTGCTGTTCGAGCTGCTGACCGGCCGACCGCCGTTCGTCGGCGACTCCCCGGTGGCCGTCGCCTACCAGCACGTGCGGGAGATCGCCCCGGCGCCGTCGTCCGTCGCGTCCGACGTGCCCGAGGTGCTGGACCGGATCTGCGCGAAGGCGCTCGCGAAGGAGCGGGACGCCCGCTACTCCTCCGCGGCCGAGTTCCGCGCCGACCTCGAGGCCGCCGCCCGCGGGGGCGTCGTGACCGCTCCCCCGGTCGTCCCGGCCGCCCTCGGCGCCGGCGCCGCGACCCAGGTGCTCGGCGCCGACGCCGCCACGACCCAGCTCATGCCCGGCGACGCGCCCGCGTGGGCGCCGACGAGCCCGGGGACGGCCGTGCTGCCGCCCGCGGACCCGGAGGACGAGGAGCCGGAGAAGAAGTCGAAGCGCTGGCTGTGGATCACGCTCAGCGTGATCGCCGCGCTCGCCGTCGCCGGCCTGGTGTACCTGCTCATGCAGGACCGCACGCCGCCGGTCGAGCCGGTCACGGTCCCCACCGTCGCCGGCATGTCCGAGGACGACGCGGTCGCCGCGATCCAGGACGCCGGGCTCAACCCGGTGCGGACCGCCGAGGCGAGCACCGAGGTCGAGGCGGGCACCGTCATCAGCAGCGACCCCGCGGGCGGCGAGGAGGTCGAGGAGGGTTCCGACGTCACGTACGTCGTCTCCACCGGCCCGAGCTCCGTCGAGGTCCCGGACGTCGCCGGCCTCACCCAGGAGCAGGCGCGGCAGCAGATCGAGGAGCGTGGCCTCGTCGTCGGCAGCGTGGAGGAGGAGAACAGCCCCGACCAGGCCGGCGACCGCGCCCTGCGCACCGACCCCGCCAAGGGCCAGTCGGTCGCGGAGGGCTCCACCGTCGCGCTGTTCATCGCCTCCGGCAACGTCGAGCTGCCCGACCTGCGCGGCCAGAAGCAGGAGGACGCCGTCGCGGCGCTGAACGGCCTGAAGCTCGGGTCGAACATCCAGCAGCAGGAGACGGCCGACGCCGAGCCGGGCACCGTCATCGCGCAGGACCGGTCCGGCATCATCCCGCAGCAGACCGTCATCACGCTGACCGTGGCGGCGGCGCCCACCACGGTCCAGATCCCGTCCGACGTCGTCGGCAAGTCCGAGGAGGACGCCACCGCGCAGCTCCGCGGGCTCGGGCTCGAGGTGCAGTCGCAGGAGGCCAGCGGGCAGTTCCAGAACGCGGAGCCCGGCGAGGTCGTCTCGACGTCCCCGTCGCCCGGGAGCACCGTGCAGATCGGGTCCACCGTGACGCTCAACGTCTACGCGGGGCCGTCCGGCGACAGCACCGACGCACCCTGA
- a CDS encoding aminodeoxychorismate/anthranilate synthase component II, protein MSRILVVDNYDSFVYTIVGYLDQLGAETVVVRNDAVPPLEERTGFDGVLVSPGPGTPSEAGASMQVIRDCAASGTPMLGVCLGHQALGEVFGGTVTHAPELMHGKTSQVAHDGQGVFEGLPTPFTATRYHSLAVVDGTASDELVVTARANGIIMGLQHRELPLHGVQFHPESVLTEGGHRLLANWLTLTGADDAVARSADLHPLVRP, encoded by the coding sequence ATGAGCCGGATCCTCGTCGTCGACAACTACGACTCGTTCGTCTACACGATCGTCGGCTACCTCGACCAGCTCGGGGCCGAGACGGTGGTCGTGCGGAACGACGCCGTGCCGCCCCTCGAGGAGCGCACCGGGTTCGACGGCGTGCTCGTCTCGCCCGGGCCCGGCACGCCGTCCGAGGCCGGCGCCTCGATGCAGGTCATCCGCGACTGCGCGGCGTCGGGCACCCCGATGCTGGGCGTCTGCCTCGGTCACCAGGCGCTCGGGGAGGTCTTCGGCGGCACGGTCACGCACGCGCCCGAGCTGATGCACGGCAAGACCAGCCAGGTCGCGCACGACGGGCAGGGCGTGTTCGAGGGCCTGCCGACGCCGTTCACCGCGACCCGCTACCACTCGCTGGCCGTCGTCGACGGGACCGCGTCCGACGAGCTCGTGGTCACCGCCCGGGCGAACGGCATCATCATGGGCCTGCAGCACCGCGAGCTGCCGCTGCACGGCGTGCAGTTCCACCCGGAGTCCGTGCTGACCGAGGGCGGCCACCGGCTGCTCGCCAACTGGCTGACGCTGACCGGGGCGGACGACGCGGTCGCCCGCTCGGCGGACCTGCACCCGCTCGTCCGGCCGTAG
- a CDS encoding DUF881 domain-containing protein, whose amino-acid sequence MPDEHPERRAHGAHAADAAASPSGARDDEVSARLHAARERAQHRLTRQRRGRALRGTASVALVMALAGALFTANARLSAGTDTRQPQDLQGLQANEDARRERLADEVAALRAQVDALTQEQTDTVGLEWQSAGAAFDVASGKVAVTGTGITVSLDDAPADGPRPAGTGPDDLVVHQQDLQAVINALWAGGAEAMALMDQRVISTSAFQCIGNVLSLQGRRYSPPYVVTAVGDPEELLAALDADPAVRAYRTWVDAVGLGWAVTEPDGGVQVPAYDGSVDMRYASVPPGTEVLPGLVAGSSTATGAQSRREDTGG is encoded by the coding sequence GTGCCTGACGAGCACCCCGAGCGCCGGGCCCACGGCGCCCACGCCGCGGACGCCGCGGCGTCGCCCTCCGGTGCCCGCGACGACGAGGTCTCCGCGCGCCTGCACGCCGCGCGCGAGCGCGCCCAGCACCGCCTCACCCGGCAGCGGCGCGGGCGGGCGCTGCGGGGCACCGCGTCCGTCGCGCTGGTCATGGCGCTCGCCGGCGCCCTCTTCACGGCCAACGCCCGGCTCTCGGCCGGCACGGACACCCGCCAGCCGCAGGACCTCCAGGGGCTGCAGGCCAACGAGGACGCCCGACGGGAGCGGCTCGCCGACGAGGTCGCGGCGCTGCGCGCCCAGGTCGACGCGCTCACGCAGGAGCAGACCGACACCGTGGGCCTCGAGTGGCAGTCGGCCGGCGCGGCGTTCGACGTCGCCTCCGGCAAGGTCGCGGTCACCGGGACCGGCATCACGGTGAGCCTGGACGACGCGCCGGCGGACGGTCCGCGCCCCGCCGGCACCGGGCCGGACGACCTGGTGGTCCACCAGCAGGACCTGCAGGCCGTCATCAACGCGCTCTGGGCGGGCGGCGCCGAGGCGATGGCGCTCATGGACCAGCGCGTGATCTCGACCAGCGCGTTCCAGTGCATCGGCAACGTGCTCTCGCTCCAGGGCCGCCGGTACTCGCCGCCGTACGTCGTCACCGCGGTCGGCGACCCGGAGGAGCTGCTCGCCGCGCTCGACGCCGACCCGGCCGTGCGCGCGTACCGGACGTGGGTGGACGCCGTGGGACTCGGCTGGGCCGTGACCGAGCCGGACGGCGGCGTCCAGGTGCCCGCCTACGATGGGTCCGTCGACATGAGGTACGCCAGCGTGCCGCCGGGCACGGAGGTGCTGCCCGGGCTCGTCGCGGGCAGCAGCACCGCGACCGGCGCGCAGAGCCGGCGGGAGGACACCGGGGGATGA
- a CDS encoding class E sortase gives MSGTEATWPPLGERGEPDRPGEGGAPGTTRTTPGPGTRRRASRGSAGTAGPPRRGAGVVLGAVGVLGELLITAGVLLLAFLAWQLWWTDVVADREQAAVVAEQGWDEPLADLDDGPAIVTPRYDDPPVMEQPPYLTTFASMRVPRWDGEPTRTITQGTDRENVLNPLGVGHYDGTAMPGGVGNFALAAHRTTYGKPFNRIEELQAGDPIVVWTEEAWYVYRVTDSQIVLPHETQVIEPVPNQPGVAPTERYITLTTCHPMFSARERYIVHGVMDYWAPLDEGVPAELVEGT, from the coding sequence ATGAGCGGGACGGAGGCCACGTGGCCGCCCCTCGGCGAGCGCGGCGAACCCGACCGGCCCGGTGAGGGCGGCGCCCCGGGCACGACGCGGACGACGCCCGGGCCGGGGACGCGCCGCCGGGCGTCCCGCGGGTCGGCGGGGACCGCGGGACCGCCCCGCCGGGGCGCCGGCGTCGTGCTCGGCGCCGTGGGCGTGCTCGGCGAGCTGCTCATCACCGCCGGCGTGCTGCTGCTCGCGTTCCTCGCGTGGCAGCTGTGGTGGACCGACGTGGTCGCCGACCGGGAGCAGGCGGCCGTGGTGGCCGAGCAGGGCTGGGACGAGCCGCTCGCCGACCTCGACGACGGCCCGGCGATCGTCACGCCGCGGTACGACGACCCTCCGGTCATGGAGCAGCCGCCGTACCTCACGACGTTCGCGTCCATGCGCGTGCCGCGGTGGGACGGCGAGCCGACCCGCACCATCACGCAGGGCACCGACCGCGAGAACGTGCTGAACCCGCTCGGCGTCGGGCACTACGACGGCACCGCGATGCCGGGCGGCGTCGGCAACTTCGCGCTCGCGGCGCACCGCACCACGTACGGCAAGCCGTTCAACCGGATCGAGGAGCTGCAGGCGGGCGACCCGATCGTCGTGTGGACCGAGGAGGCCTGGTACGTCTACCGGGTCACCGACTCGCAGATCGTGCTGCCGCACGAGACGCAGGTCATCGAGCCCGTCCCGAACCAGCCGGGCGTCGCCCCGACCGAGCGGTACATCACCCTGACGACCTGCCACCCCATGTTCTCCGCGCGCGAGCGCTACATCGTGCACGGTGTGATGGACTACTGGGCACCCCTCGACGAGGGTGTGCCCGCCGAGCTCGTGGAGGGCACCTGA